The Natrinema amylolyticum genome includes the window ACGACACCTACGATCAGCTCGACGGCGAGCCGGAAACGACCGTCGTTCGCCCCGACTGGATCGTGGGCAAAGCAGTGGTCCGGATCCCCTGGCTCGGCAATATCCGTCTCCTGTTCGATTCGATACTCGGTGCCGGCACCCTCGGCCTCTTCGCGACCGCGGGTCGGAGTGAGCGGTCCGGATGAGGACAGCACGACCGTCGTCTCCCGAAAGTCACGGCGCGCGCCAGGTCTCGAGCCCGCGAAACTCTTCGGCCACCCTCTCGATTTCGCTGGGCTCGAGCGCCCCTCGCTCGGTCACGATTTCGGTCACGCAGTCGGCGGGCGTCACGTCGAACGTCGGATTCGCCACGTCGATCGGCGCGTCGCCGTCGTACACCGCGGACCGCTCGCCGGACTCGAGATTCACGTCCTCCCGAGTCGAGACCTTGTCCGTCGCCGCGACGACGGACACCGGAATGCCCTCGCGGTCGGCGGCGACGGCCAGCGCGCGCGTCCCCGTCTTGTTCACCACGGAGCCGTCGGGGCGGACGGTGTCCGCGCCGACCACTGCCTGATCGATGTCTTCGCGTGCGAGCACGTGCGCGATCGCAGCGTCAGTGTGGACCGTCACCGTGCTGGCGGTCGTCTCGGCCAGTCGCTCCGCGACGCCGATTCCCTCGCGAGCGGGCCGGGACTCGGCGACGAACGCGCGCGACGGCTCGGCCGTCTCGAGCGCCTCGAGTACGGTCCCAGATCGCGAGAGCGTCGCGACGCTGCCCTCGAGGCGGTCGCTCGCGGTCGCCGCGGCGTCCGCGTCGGCGGACAGCGCGCGGTCGACGTTCGACAGCGCCGACTCGAGGACGGCCGGCGCACCGGCCCGCTCGGCGTCCCGATCCCGGTCGTCGGCGTCGGCCATCGCTCGATTGACCCGATTCCGGAGGACGGCCATCGACGGCCGCGCCTCGAGCAACCGGCCGGCGAGTTCGGTGAGTTCGTCCCACTCCGCCGCCGGATCGACACCGGGCTCACGGGCACCCCGTTCGCCGTCTCGCGGCGACGGTGTCGCCTCGCCTTCCGCTCGCTCCGCGACGAGCAGCCCCGCTCGATCGCGAAGCACCTCGAGCGCGCGCACGGACAGGTATGCGGCCCCGTGCTCGCCGTCGGCCGCGATCGACCGGACCGTCGGCGCGACGCGCTCGTAGGCGGTCCACAGTTCGGGTACCGTCTCGCGGTCGTCCCCGACGCCCTCGAGCGACTCAGTAGGGGCAACCCACTCGAACTCGTCGTGTTCCTCGCTCAGTTCGATCTCGCGGGTCTCGCAGTCGAACAGGTACGGATGGACGGTCCACTCGCGCTCGAGGTCGGGATCCGCGAACTCGACCGGGCGACCGGAGCGGACCAGCGAGACAGCGTCGTCCTCGAGGCCGGTCTCCTCGCGAATCTCGGCGCGGACCTGCTCGTCGGGGCGGCCCTCCGCGAAGCCGGAGACGCCGCCCCACTGGCCCGCATAGGTGCCGACCTCGTCGCTCCGTCGCAGCAGCAGAACGTCGCCACGATGACGGAGAAAAGCGGTGACGACGTGGTTCGAATCGTCGGTGTCGGCGTCGGCATCGGTATTGGCGCACATACGAGAGTCGAACGGGAACGCGAGAGGTGTCGTTTTCGGACCCGTTCGTCCGCGGGACGGTGCCGGAAACGGACAGCACGGGCTGTCTCGGTCCGACGACGGGGAACTCGAGTGCACGGTCGCCGGATACCGCTACTGCGCTACGGTTTTCGACCTCGAGATGCTACGCTCCCCTATGACCCGTATCGCGATCGTCTCCGATACGCACGTGCCCACTCGAGAGTCCGCGCTCCCGGCGTGGGTCGTCGCCGAGATCGAAGCGGCCGACCACACGATCCACGCCGGCGACTTCGAGTCGTTCGGGAGTTACGAGCGGATCGTCGACCTCGCCGACGGCGACCTGACGGCCGTCCGGGGAAACGTGGATCCGGCGACGCTCGACGTCCCACTGACCGCCACGCTCGAGGTCGACGGCGTGACGTTCGTCGTCACTCACGGCCACGGATCGTCGGGCGACTGGCGCGAACGAGTCGTCGAGACGGCCCGCGAGGAAACGGCGGCGAACGCGGAAACGACGCTGGTCGCCGTCGCCGGCCACACCCACGAGGTAGTCGACACAACCGTCGATATCGACGATAATCGATCGGCCGGCGACCGGGGACGGAGTGTCGATCGCGTCCGCGTACTCAATCCGGGCAGCGCCACCGGTGCCGCTCCCACGACCTACGAGACGATGCTGGTCGCGACCGTCGAGGGTGACGATCTCGCGGTCGAGAAACGAACGCGGTGAGCCCCGAGTCGATTCGGCGCTCACCGACCGTGAATTAGGGCCGCTGATCGATCAATGACTGGAGTTCCCTCGCGTCTTCGAGTTTCTTTTGGCGGATTTTTTCGCTAACACTCGGCTCGTCAAGCCCCTCTAGCGCGTTGAGCGCCCGGTCGAGCCCGTGGATACTCCGGACGAGTCGGTCCCCTTCCTCTTCGGAGATGTCGTCGCGAGCGATGCGCTGTTTCCGAGCGAGGCGTTCGCGTTTGAGCTGCCGCTTTGTCTCCTCGATGTGGTTGCGCTCGTCCTCCGAAATCGTCTCGAGGCGTTTGCACTCGAACACGAATTCCGTCAGGTCGATCGCAGTCCCTTGAACCGTGATCTCGTCGGGGAGGTCTTCTCCGAGCGTTCCCGAAGGACGGCGAATCCGATCGAGGAGTCGCTGGCGTTTGCGATCGTTCATCGTAGTATCGCAATCACCGGACAACGAGATATACGTTCGGAGCACGCGGTTACTCTAAAATATTTTATATATAGGTGCCGTTTAGTCAACCGCCGCCGATACTCCGACAATGGGCGGTAGTGACTCGAATTCGACCGACATCTTCGAGATCGTCAGTAATTCGACGCGACTCGAGATCCTCCGTGCGCTGACGAACGCCTACAGCGAATCTCCCGTCGACCCCTGGCTCGATTATACGGCCCTTCGAGAGTCGGTGGGGATCCGTGACAACGGGAACTTCAACTACCACCTCGACCGTCTCGAAGGACTCGTGGCGAAGGACCCCGACGGGTACGTGATCACGCGGGTCGGACTGACGGTCATCACGGCGATCGCGTCCGGATCGCTCGATCCGGACTTGACGTGGGGACCGGTCGACGTTCCCGCGGCGTGTGCGTACTGCGACGAGCCGTTACACCTTCGCTACGCGGACGGCACGCTCCACCTCGAGTGTGGGACTCCGGCGCACACCCTGCGACTGCCAGCCTCGCCGCGACTGCTCGACGCGCACCCGACTGAGAGCGTCGGCGAGCGACTCACTCTCCTCGTCCAGCAGCGGGTCGCGCAGGTCCGCCGCGGAATCTGCCCGGAGTGTCAGGGTGCCGTTGACGGGGAAATCCGATATGGGATCGCCGACCTCGAGCACTATTACTATCACGGGGAGTGTCGCCACTGCGACTACCAGCATGGGTTCGACGTCGGACCGCTCGTCCTCCCGCATCCGGACGTGATCGCCTTCGTTTCGGAGCACGGGCGCGACATCCGATCGACGCCGATCTGGGAGTTAGATTTCTGTACGCCCGGGGACGAAACGACGGTTTCGACGGATCCACTCCAGCTGCGCGTCGACATCGAACGTGGAGACGAAACGCTGTCGGTCACCCTGGACCGCGACGGCTCGGTAATCGCGACCGATCGCTCGCGAACGGCCTGATCGGCGGCGATCCGAAAATCTCCGATCCCGTGACTTATACTCGTCTCGGGTTCGATTAGCCGGACATGAACGCTGTTCGATGGACGCACGAATGGTCGGTTTCGAAGCGATTGGGACGCAGCACGCGAGATGACCGGCGGTCCTCGATGAGGGGTATCCGATCTCGATGACCGATACGTTCACGCACGATTCGCGGGAACCGACACAGCGTGATCGGCCGCGCTCGCGGACGAAATCGAACGGAGACGCCACGCGCATCGGCGCCGACGTCGGCGGCACGTTCACCGACGTGGCGCTCTCCGTCGACGACCGACTCGTCACCGCGAAAGTCCCGACGACCGACGACCAGCACGTCGGCGTTCTCGAGGGGATCGACAAGGCCTGCGACCGCGCCGGCATCGACCCCGGCGAGATCGACGGCTTCGCCCACGCCATGACCGTCTCGGTCAACGCCCTGCTCGAGCGCGGCGGCGCGGAGACCGCGCTCGTGACGACCGAGGGGTTCCGAGACGTCCTCGAAATCGGCCGGCAGGACCGGCCAGATCTGTACGACCTCGAGGCCGAAAAGCCCGAGCCGCTGGTCCCCCGCGACCGACGGTTCGAGGTCGACGAGCGGACGACGGCCGAGGGCGTCGAACGCCCGGTCGACGCGGCCGAGGTCCGCGATATCGCGGCGACGCTGCGCGAGCGCGACGTCGAGGCGGTCGCGGTCTCGCTGCTGCACGCCTACGCCGACCCCGAGAA containing:
- a CDS encoding helix-turn-helix domain-containing protein — translated: MGGSDSNSTDIFEIVSNSTRLEILRALTNAYSESPVDPWLDYTALRESVGIRDNGNFNYHLDRLEGLVAKDPDGYVITRVGLTVITAIASGSLDPDLTWGPVDVPAACAYCDEPLHLRYADGTLHLECGTPAHTLRLPASPRLLDAHPTESVGERLTLLVQQRVAQVRRGICPECQGAVDGEIRYGIADLEHYYYHGECRHCDYQHGFDVGPLVLPHPDVIAFVSEHGRDIRSTPIWELDFCTPGDETTVSTDPLQLRVDIERGDETLSVTLDRDGSVIATDRSRTA
- a CDS encoding NUDIX domain-containing protein produces the protein MCANTDADADTDDSNHVVTAFLRHRGDVLLLRRSDEVGTYAGQWGGVSGFAEGRPDEQVRAEIREETGLEDDAVSLVRSGRPVEFADPDLEREWTVHPYLFDCETREIELSEEHDEFEWVAPTESLEGVGDDRETVPELWTAYERVAPTVRSIAADGEHGAAYLSVRALEVLRDRAGLLVAERAEGEATPSPRDGERGAREPGVDPAAEWDELTELAGRLLEARPSMAVLRNRVNRAMADADDRDRDAERAGAPAVLESALSNVDRALSADADAAATASDRLEGSVATLSRSGTVLEALETAEPSRAFVAESRPAREGIGVAERLAETTASTVTVHTDAAIAHVLAREDIDQAVVGADTVRPDGSVVNKTGTRALAVAADREGIPVSVVAATDKVSTREDVNLESGERSAVYDGDAPIDVANPTFDVTPADCVTEIVTERGALEPSEIERVAEEFRGLETWRAP
- a CDS encoding DUF5788 family protein, whose product is MNDRKRQRLLDRIRRPSGTLGEDLPDEITVQGTAIDLTEFVFECKRLETISEDERNHIEETKRQLKRERLARKQRIARDDISEEEGDRLVRSIHGLDRALNALEGLDEPSVSEKIRQKKLEDARELQSLIDQRP
- a CDS encoding metallophosphoesterase family protein, translating into MTRIAIVSDTHVPTRESALPAWVVAEIEAADHTIHAGDFESFGSYERIVDLADGDLTAVRGNVDPATLDVPLTATLEVDGVTFVVTHGHGSSGDWRERVVETAREETAANAETTLVAVAGHTHEVVDTTVDIDDNRSAGDRGRSVDRVRVLNPGSATGAAPTTYETMLVATVEGDDLAVEKRTR